In one Inquilinus sp. Marseille-Q2685 genomic region, the following are encoded:
- a CDS encoding glycerophosphodiester phosphodiesterase family protein: MTRRTRKRLVFVLVVLAAFAAFVFAKNSSWLYGAPGGTPVLLAHRGLAQGFDRTGLTGDTCTAARMLPPEHPYLENTIASMRAAFDLGAGAVELDIQPTTDGRFAVFHDWTLDCRTDGRGVTREHSLAELQALDIGHGYTADGGRTYPFRGKGIGLMPSLDQVLATFPDRRFLLNIKSNDPAEGEMLAAYLAALPAERRDRLAAYGGARPIAVLRERLPDVRAMSRASIKDCFITYIAVGWTGHVPESCRRSVLLVPSNVAPWLWGWPHLFVARMQAAGTPVFLIGPWRGGFSEGIDDPAQIADLVADGYAGGIETDRIDRFAASPIPGP, encoded by the coding sequence ATGACCCGCCGGACACGCAAGCGTTTAGTGTTTGTTCTCGTCGTCCTGGCGGCGTTCGCTGCCTTCGTCTTCGCCAAGAACAGCTCCTGGCTTTACGGCGCGCCGGGCGGAACGCCGGTGCTGCTGGCCCATCGCGGCCTGGCCCAGGGCTTCGACCGGACGGGGCTGACCGGCGACACCTGCACCGCCGCCCGGATGCTGCCGCCGGAGCATCCCTATCTGGAGAACACCATCGCCTCGATGCGCGCCGCCTTCGACCTGGGCGCCGGGGCGGTCGAGCTCGACATCCAGCCGACCACCGACGGCCGCTTCGCCGTCTTCCACGACTGGACGCTGGATTGCCGCACCGACGGGCGCGGCGTCACGCGCGAGCACAGCCTGGCCGAGCTGCAGGCGCTGGACATCGGCCACGGCTACACCGCGGATGGCGGCAGGACCTACCCGTTCCGCGGCAAGGGCATCGGGCTGATGCCGTCGCTGGACCAGGTGCTGGCGACGTTCCCCGACCGCCGTTTCCTGCTGAACATCAAGAGCAACGACCCGGCGGAGGGGGAGATGCTGGCCGCATATCTCGCGGCCCTGCCGGCGGAGCGCCGCGACCGGCTGGCCGCCTATGGCGGCGCCCGGCCGATCGCGGTGCTGCGCGAGAGGCTGCCGGATGTCCGCGCGATGTCCCGCGCCTCGATCAAGGACTGCTTCATCACCTACATCGCAGTAGGCTGGACCGGCCATGTGCCGGAGTCCTGCCGGCGGTCGGTGCTGCTGGTGCCGTCGAACGTCGCGCCCTGGCTGTGGGGCTGGCCGCACCTGTTCGTCGCCCGGATGCAGGCGGCGGGCACGCCGGTCTTCCTGATCGGCCCGTGGCGCGGCGGCTTCTCCGAAGGCATCGACGATCCGGCGCAGATTGCCGACCTGGTCGCCGACGGCTATGCCGGCGGCATCGAGACCGACCGGATCGACCGGTTCGCCGCATCGCCGATCCCAGGCCCATAG
- a CDS encoding ligase-associated DNA damage response DEXH box helicase has translation MTALAETAEPLLPPAFQGWFRHKGWTPHPHQLEMLQAARDGTHALLIAPTGGGKTLAGFLPTLTELAERPREGLHTLYISPLKALAVDIHRNLEQPIAEMRLPIRAETRTGDTPQIKRERQRRHAPQILMTTPESLALLLSYTDADRIFGSLRCVIVDELHALAGTKRGDLLALGLARLATLAPEARRVGLSATVAHPDALVAWLSPTGHADPALVRTVRGPPGIKPIVEIMETESRLPWAGHMGTYAAQDLYDRIRRAGTTLLFVNTRAQAELVFQALWRINDEVLPIALHHGSLAAEQRRKVEAAMARGELRAVVATSSLDLGIDWAAVDLVIQIGAPKGASRLLQRIGRSNHRFDAPSVAVLVPANRFEVLECRAASDAIEAMTLDGDPPAPGTLDTLAQHLLGCACSAPFDARAMFAEVRRAAPYAALTRRDFDDVLEFVAHGGYALRNYDRFHRLRQDAEGRWKVASAVVARQYRMNVGTIVEEEMLKVRLSGGFGKVLGEVEEYFAQGLVPGDTFMFAGQLLRFIGIREMSVICSRAANGEPKVPAYAGGRMPLTTHLADRVRRLLSTPAHWAGLPDDAREWLELQRDRSGLPGPGELMIETFPRGGRHYMVAYCFEGRQAHQTLGMLVTKRMERAGLGPIGFVATDYVLATWSLEPVTDPAPLFDEDMLGDDLEAWMGESSLLRRTFRNVAVIAGLIERRMPGERKTGRQVTVSADLIYDVLRRHQPDHVLLRATRADAARGLVDLGRVALLLKRARRKLTLRALDRISPLAVPVLLEIGRVSIADGAIDLMLEEAAAEMIAEATPKRGERGRKRA, from the coding sequence ATGACCGCATTGGCGGAGACCGCCGAACCACTGCTGCCGCCGGCCTTCCAGGGCTGGTTCCGGCACAAGGGCTGGACGCCGCATCCGCACCAGCTGGAGATGCTGCAGGCGGCGCGCGACGGCACCCATGCCCTGCTGATCGCCCCGACGGGCGGCGGCAAGACCCTGGCCGGCTTCCTGCCGACGCTGACCGAGCTGGCGGAGCGGCCGCGCGAGGGGCTGCACACGCTCTACATCTCGCCGCTCAAGGCCCTGGCGGTCGACATCCACCGCAACCTGGAGCAGCCGATCGCCGAGATGCGGCTGCCGATCCGGGCCGAGACCCGCACCGGCGACACGCCGCAGATAAAGCGCGAGCGTCAGCGCCGCCATGCGCCGCAGATCCTGATGACGACGCCGGAGAGCCTGGCGCTGCTGCTGTCCTACACCGACGCCGACCGCATCTTCGGGTCCCTGCGGTGCGTCATCGTCGACGAGCTGCACGCTTTGGCCGGCACCAAGCGCGGCGACCTGCTGGCGCTCGGCCTCGCGCGCCTGGCCACCTTGGCGCCGGAGGCCCGCCGGGTCGGGCTGTCGGCCACCGTCGCGCATCCGGACGCGCTGGTCGCCTGGCTGTCGCCGACCGGCCATGCCGACCCGGCGCTGGTGCGCACGGTGCGCGGCCCGCCCGGGATCAAGCCGATCGTCGAGATCATGGAGACCGAGAGCCGCCTGCCCTGGGCCGGGCACATGGGCACCTACGCCGCCCAGGATCTCTACGACCGCATCCGCAGGGCCGGCACCACGCTGCTCTTCGTCAACACCCGGGCGCAGGCGGAGCTGGTGTTCCAGGCGCTGTGGCGGATCAACGACGAGGTGCTGCCGATCGCCCTGCATCACGGCAGCCTGGCGGCGGAGCAGCGCCGCAAGGTCGAGGCGGCGATGGCGCGGGGCGAGCTGCGCGCCGTGGTCGCCACATCCTCGCTCGACCTCGGCATCGACTGGGCGGCGGTCGACCTGGTGATCCAGATCGGCGCGCCGAAGGGCGCCAGCCGCCTGCTGCAGCGCATCGGCCGGTCGAACCACCGCTTCGACGCGCCCTCGGTCGCGGTGCTGGTGCCGGCCAACCGTTTCGAGGTGCTGGAGTGCCGCGCCGCCTCCGACGCCATCGAGGCGATGACGCTGGACGGCGATCCGCCCGCCCCCGGCACGCTCGACACGCTGGCGCAGCACCTGCTGGGCTGCGCCTGCTCCGCCCCGTTCGACGCCCGTGCGATGTTCGCCGAGGTGCGCCGCGCCGCGCCCTATGCCGCCCTGACCCGCCGCGACTTCGACGACGTGCTGGAGTTCGTCGCCCATGGCGGCTACGCGCTGCGCAACTACGACCGCTTCCACCGGCTGAGGCAGGACGCCGAGGGGCGCTGGAAGGTGGCCAGCGCCGTGGTCGCCCGGCAGTACCGGATGAATGTCGGCACCATCGTCGAGGAGGAGATGCTGAAGGTCCGCCTCTCCGGCGGCTTCGGCAAGGTGCTCGGCGAGGTCGAGGAGTATTTCGCCCAGGGGCTGGTGCCGGGCGACACCTTCATGTTCGCGGGGCAGCTGCTGCGCTTCATCGGCATCCGCGAGATGAGCGTGATCTGCAGCCGCGCCGCCAACGGCGAGCCCAAGGTTCCGGCCTATGCCGGCGGCCGCATGCCGCTGACCACCCATCTGGCCGACCGGGTGCGGCGGCTGCTGTCCACCCCCGCCCATTGGGCCGGGCTGCCGGATGACGCGCGGGAGTGGCTGGAGCTGCAGCGCGACCGCTCCGGCCTGCCGGGACCCGGCGAGCTGATGATCGAGACCTTCCCGCGCGGCGGCCGGCACTATATGGTCGCCTACTGCTTCGAGGGCCGGCAGGCGCACCAGACGCTGGGCATGCTGGTGACCAAGCGGATGGAGCGCGCCGGGCTGGGCCCGATCGGCTTCGTCGCCACCGACTACGTGCTGGCGACCTGGAGCCTGGAGCCGGTGACCGACCCGGCGCCGCTGTTCGACGAGGACATGCTTGGCGACGACCTGGAGGCCTGGATGGGCGAATCCAGCCTGCTGCGCCGCACCTTCCGCAACGTCGCCGTGATCGCCGGGCTGATCGAGCGCCGCATGCCCGGCGAGCGCAAGACCGGCCGCCAGGTCACGGTCAGCGCCGACCTGATCTACGACGTGCTGCGCCGGCACCAGCCGGACCATGTGCTGCTGCGCGCCACCCGCGCCGACGCGGCCCGCGGTCTGGTCGACCTCGGCCGTGTCGCCCTGCTGCTGAAGCGCGCCCGGCGCAAGCTGACGCTGCGCGCCCTTGACCGCATCTCACCCCTGGCCGTGCCGGTGCTGCTGGAGATCGGCCGCGTCAGCATCGCCGACGGCGCCATCGACCTGATGCTGGAGGAAGCCGCCGCCGAGATGATCGCCGAGGCGACGCCGAAGCGGGGCGAGCGCGGGCGAAAGCGCGCGTGA
- a CDS encoding adenylate/guanylate cyclase domain-containing protein, whose product MERPEVQRRLAAILAADMVGYSRLMEADEAGTLARLKTHRLELIDPAIAKTRGSIVKTTGDGLLVEFASIVDALTCATEIQRRMARRNSDVSPARWIQFRIGINLGDVIVEDGDLFGDGVNVAARLEALAEPGGICVSGAVRDQVGDRLDFGFDDLGEQSVKNISRPIRVYRVRLDTVVAEAPPEVAAAAPAAIKPSIVVLPFDNMSGDPEQEFFADGLTEDIITELSRFHELLVISRNSAFVHKGKAVKVQDVAREFGVHYVVEGSVRKAGGRVRVTVQLIDAETDRHIWAERYDRDLADIFAIQDEVTSAIAATLPGRVEAAARDRAKRKTTGNLEAYECLLAGKVLHHRSTRDDNAQALALLDRAVALDPKYAHAHAWRACVLGQSWVNGWCADRDATWDAVVGELETAVALDDNDADVHRILAAVALTRHEFEPSMYHQDRAIALNPNHDLIVVQQGEILTWLGRPEEGIDWIRKAMRLNPHHPERFWSHLGRAYYTAKRYAEAVEAYSHITRPDHTHHAFLAAALAWMGDATAAGAHAQAVLRTNPDFTAEAFLATLHYKGDEDRAHCRDGLLKAGLPAGS is encoded by the coding sequence ATGGAACGGCCGGAGGTCCAGCGCAGGCTGGCGGCGATCCTGGCGGCGGACATGGTGGGCTACAGCCGGCTGATGGAGGCCGACGAGGCCGGCACCCTCGCGCGGCTGAAGACCCACCGGCTGGAGCTGATCGACCCGGCGATCGCCAAGACCCGCGGCAGCATCGTCAAGACCACGGGCGACGGCCTGCTGGTCGAATTCGCCAGCATCGTCGACGCCCTGACCTGCGCCACCGAGATCCAGCGTCGCATGGCCCGGCGCAACAGCGACGTCTCGCCGGCCCGCTGGATCCAGTTCCGCATCGGCATCAATCTCGGCGACGTGATCGTCGAGGACGGCGACCTGTTCGGCGACGGCGTCAACGTCGCGGCGCGGCTGGAGGCGCTGGCGGAGCCGGGCGGGATCTGCGTCTCGGGCGCGGTGCGCGACCAGGTCGGCGACCGCCTCGATTTCGGCTTCGACGATCTCGGCGAGCAGTCGGTCAAGAACATCTCACGGCCGATCCGCGTCTACCGGGTCCGGCTCGACACGGTGGTGGCCGAGGCCCCGCCCGAGGTCGCCGCCGCGGCTCCGGCCGCGATCAAGCCTTCCATCGTCGTGCTGCCCTTCGACAACATGAGCGGCGATCCGGAGCAGGAGTTCTTCGCCGACGGGCTGACCGAGGACATCATCACCGAGCTGTCGCGCTTCCACGAGCTGCTGGTGATCTCCCGCAACTCCGCCTTCGTGCACAAGGGCAAGGCGGTGAAGGTGCAGGACGTCGCCCGCGAGTTCGGCGTCCACTACGTGGTCGAGGGCAGCGTCCGCAAGGCCGGCGGCCGGGTGCGGGTCACGGTGCAGCTGATCGACGCCGAGACCGACCGGCACATCTGGGCCGAGCGCTACGACCGCGATCTGGCCGACATCTTCGCCATCCAGGACGAGGTGACCTCGGCGATCGCCGCCACCCTGCCCGGCCGGGTCGAAGCCGCGGCGCGCGACCGGGCGAAGCGGAAGACCACCGGCAATCTGGAAGCCTATGAATGCCTGCTGGCCGGCAAGGTGCTGCACCACCGGTCGACACGCGACGACAACGCCCAGGCGCTGGCGCTGCTCGACCGCGCCGTCGCCCTCGACCCGAAATATGCCCACGCCCACGCCTGGCGGGCCTGCGTGCTGGGCCAGAGCTGGGTCAACGGCTGGTGCGCCGATCGCGACGCCACCTGGGACGCCGTGGTCGGCGAGCTCGAGACCGCCGTCGCCCTCGACGACAACGACGCCGACGTCCACCGCATCCTCGCCGCGGTCGCCCTGACGCGGCACGAATTCGAACCATCCATGTACCACCAGGACCGGGCGATCGCCCTGAATCCGAATCACGACCTGATCGTGGTGCAGCAGGGCGAGATCCTGACCTGGCTCGGCCGGCCGGAGGAAGGCATCGACTGGATCCGCAAGGCGATGCGGCTCAACCCGCATCACCCGGAGCGGTTCTGGAGCCATCTCGGCCGGGCCTATTATACCGCCAAACGCTACGCCGAGGCGGTGGAGGCCTACAGCCACATCACCAGGCCTGACCACACCCACCACGCCTTCCTCGCCGCCGCGCTGGCCTGGATGGGCGATGCCACGGCCGCCGGCGCCCATGCCCAGGCGGTGCTGCGGACCAACCCCGATTTCACGGCGGAGGCGTTCCTGGCGACCCTGCACTACAAGGGCGACGAGGACCGCGCCCACTGCCGAGACGGCCTGCTCAAGGCCGGGCTGCCCGCCGGGTCCTGA
- a CDS encoding periplasmic heavy metal sensor, producing MTTALRRRTTLILAIVLSASLCLNLFLGGAWLAGRWFERRVETVAASVMRAYPPELRRDVLRRLLQDRAELRSAVGGLREARQRMFALMRADPLDLGALEAAMAEVRSRTGDVQALLQSALAASLAEMPAADRAGIQPPAGGLGLLGDRGP from the coding sequence GTGACCACGGCATTGCGGCGGCGAACCACGCTGATCCTCGCCATCGTCCTGTCGGCCTCGCTATGCCTCAACCTGTTCCTGGGCGGCGCCTGGCTGGCCGGCCGCTGGTTCGAGCGGCGCGTGGAGACGGTGGCCGCCTCGGTGATGCGGGCCTATCCGCCGGAGCTGCGGCGGGACGTGCTGCGCCGGCTGCTGCAGGACCGGGCGGAGCTGCGGTCCGCGGTCGGCGGCCTGCGCGAGGCGCGGCAGCGCATGTTCGCGCTGATGCGGGCCGACCCGCTCGACCTCGGCGCACTGGAAGCTGCCATGGCCGAGGTCCGGTCCAGGACCGGGGACGTGCAGGCGCTGCTGCAGTCGGCCCTCGCCGCCAGCCTGGCGGAGATGCCCGCCGCGGACCGCGCGGGAATCCAGCCCCCCGCGGGCGGCTTGGGGCTGCTGGGCGACCGCGGGCCTTGA
- a CDS encoding sigma-70 family RNA polymerase sigma factor yields MAEGAGEEALADADLLARIAAGDRRAFAVLMRRHGDRVRGLALGFGGRADEADDIAQDVFLMLWRRPDAWRPGQAAFTTWLYRVVANRCLDRARRRRLRRWLPFGNGPEPADDAPTALTTLSGRDRLAAVARLIRTLPERQRLALLLAVQGGRSNAEIAAILGISQGAAEQLLVRARRTLRAVIDERETRS; encoded by the coding sequence ATGGCGGAGGGGGCGGGCGAGGAGGCGCTGGCCGACGCAGATCTCCTGGCCCGCATTGCCGCCGGGGATCGGCGTGCCTTCGCCGTGCTCATGCGCCGCCACGGCGACAGGGTGCGAGGGCTGGCGCTGGGGTTCGGCGGCCGGGCGGATGAGGCCGACGACATCGCGCAGGACGTGTTCCTGATGCTGTGGCGGCGGCCCGATGCGTGGCGGCCGGGCCAGGCGGCGTTCACCACCTGGCTCTACCGCGTGGTCGCCAATCGCTGCCTCGACCGGGCGCGGCGGCGGCGCCTGCGGCGCTGGCTGCCCTTCGGGAACGGGCCGGAGCCGGCCGACGACGCGCCGACCGCGCTGACAACCCTGTCCGGCCGCGACCGCCTCGCGGCGGTCGCCCGGCTGATCCGGACCCTGCCCGAGCGGCAGCGGCTGGCGCTGCTGCTGGCCGTCCAGGGCGGGCGGAGCAATGCCGAGATCGCCGCCATCCTAGGCATCAGCCAGGGGGCGGCGGAGCAGCTTCTGGTCCGTGCCCGGCGCACGCTGCGGGCCGTGATCGACGAAAGGGAGACGAGGTCATGA
- a CDS encoding EF-hand domain-containing protein translates to MSIARSLVIVLAATVLGGDAVQAQEQGRFADRMFDRIDADHDGVVTRAEVQAAGGRMFDRLDTDHDGVVTAPEAEAARSQAQARAAGRLARFAERRAQMPTRSERLAGLDRNGDGLVSRDEFVAGTSWFDRLDTTGRGVTKAQFVAFLNQAR, encoded by the coding sequence ATGTCGATCGCCCGAAGCCTCGTGATCGTCCTTGCCGCGACCGTCCTGGGCGGCGACGCCGTACAGGCGCAGGAGCAGGGCCGGTTCGCGGACCGGATGTTCGACCGGATCGACGCCGATCACGACGGCGTCGTCACCCGGGCCGAGGTCCAGGCGGCGGGCGGCCGGATGTTCGACCGCCTCGACACTGACCACGACGGCGTCGTGACCGCCCCCGAAGCCGAGGCAGCCCGGAGCCAGGCGCAGGCGCGCGCCGCCGGGCGGCTCGCCCGCTTCGCCGAACGCCGCGCGCAGATGCCGACCCGGAGCGAGCGCCTGGCCGGCCTGGACCGGAACGGCGACGGCCTGGTCTCGCGCGACGAGTTCGTGGCCGGGACATCCTGGTTCGATCGCCTCGACACGACCGGCCGCGGCGTCACCAAGGCGCAGTTCGTGGCCTTTCTGAACCAGGCCCGCTGA
- the pdeM gene encoding ligase-associated DNA damage response endonuclease PdeM has translation MPTRTIPLRDHAFRPDPSGVLWWAERRWLLVADLHLEKATALAQRSRRLLPPYDSTATLARLGAAIDRLDPAAVVALGDSFHDSEGADRLAADDLATLIRLARGRDWIWVLGNHDPDLPASLPGDRTEELQVDGLVCRHAARPSASGEISGHYHPKAAVSGRAGRVTGRCFVADEHRLVLPAFGAYTGGLDVLDPAIRGLLGPLFHVWLIGRAGLHRFPGARLSPIALRYIDSVA, from the coding sequence ATGCCGACCCGCACCATCCCGCTCCGCGACCACGCCTTCCGGCCCGATCCGTCGGGCGTGCTGTGGTGGGCGGAGCGGCGCTGGCTGCTGGTCGCCGACCTGCATCTGGAGAAGGCGACGGCGCTGGCGCAGCGCTCGCGCCGCCTGCTGCCGCCCTATGACAGCACCGCGACCCTGGCCCGGCTCGGCGCCGCGATCGACCGGCTCGATCCGGCGGCCGTGGTGGCGCTGGGCGACAGCTTCCACGATTCGGAGGGGGCGGACCGCCTCGCCGCCGACGACCTCGCGACCCTGATCCGGCTGGCACGGGGCCGCGACTGGATCTGGGTGCTCGGCAACCATGATCCGGACCTGCCGGCGTCCCTGCCCGGCGACCGGACGGAGGAACTGCAGGTCGACGGTCTCGTCTGCCGCCACGCCGCCCGGCCGTCGGCGTCCGGCGAGATCTCCGGCCACTACCATCCCAAGGCGGCGGTCAGCGGCCGCGCCGGGCGGGTGACCGGGCGCTGCTTCGTCGCCGACGAGCACCGGCTGGTGCTGCCGGCCTTCGGCGCCTACACCGGCGGGCTCGACGTGCTCGACCCCGCGATCCGTGGGCTGCTCGGCCCCCTCTTCCACGTCTGGCTGATCGGCCGCGCCGGGCTGCACCGCTTCCCCGGCGCCCGCCTGTCGCCGATCGCCCTGCGATACATCGACAGCGTCGCCTAG
- a CDS encoding DNA replication protein — protein MSKSASPVAQFVFDLSLPPALGPEDFIVADSNREAAEWIARWPGWPGPVLALHGAPGAGKSHLLGIWAQRAGARILAGGALAAADPAELAAEGAVALDDADRVAGDAAAERALFHLRNLLKEAGGFLLLAAREPPARWPVALPDLASRLKAAPAVGLGEPDDVLLAQVLAKLFADRQLAVGPEIVQAMLARMERSFAEARRLVAEIDAASLAQGRSITLPLVRSILAEQR, from the coding sequence ATGAGCAAGAGCGCCAGCCCGGTGGCCCAGTTCGTCTTCGACCTGTCGCTGCCCCCCGCCCTGGGGCCGGAGGACTTCATCGTCGCCGACAGCAACCGCGAGGCCGCGGAGTGGATCGCGCGCTGGCCGGGCTGGCCCGGGCCGGTGCTGGCCCTGCACGGCGCGCCGGGGGCGGGGAAGAGCCATCTGCTCGGCATCTGGGCGCAGCGCGCCGGCGCCCGGATCCTCGCGGGCGGCGCGCTGGCCGCGGCCGATCCGGCCGAGCTCGCCGCCGAGGGGGCGGTGGCGCTGGACGATGCCGACCGCGTGGCCGGCGACGCGGCGGCGGAGCGGGCGCTGTTCCACCTGCGCAACCTGCTGAAGGAGGCCGGCGGCTTCCTGCTGCTGGCGGCCCGCGAGCCGCCGGCGCGCTGGCCGGTGGCGCTGCCCGACCTCGCCTCGCGGCTGAAGGCGGCGCCGGCCGTGGGGCTGGGCGAGCCGGACGACGTGCTGCTGGCCCAGGTGCTGGCCAAGCTGTTCGCCGATCGCCAGCTCGCGGTCGGGCCGGAGATCGTGCAGGCGATGCTGGCGCGGATGGAGCGCAGCTTCGCCGAGGCGCGGCGGCTGGTGGCCGAGATCGACGCCGCCAGCCTGGCGCAGGGCCGGTCGATCACCCTGCCGCTGGTGCGATCGATCCTGGCGGAGCAGCGCTAG
- a CDS encoding AI-2E family transporter, with translation MNGSAQIRFWLIGFVVFCLLVWLLSGVLAPFVTGMIIAYLLDPACDRLQRLGLPRWLATTVLLLLFVILAILAVLIVVPILVNQVTGLVSAVPDYVARAGTRLQPLIAELRHRVSESDFNEIQRAVSQYAGNAVSWIGTVLRSLWQGGMALIDLLSLVFITPVVAFYMLRDWDHMVGVIDQNLPVAQRETIRGLGREVNRTMSRFIRGQLTVCLLLGLFYAITLSMVGLNFGLLVGLITGVLSIIPYVGSLVGLVSSVGIALVQYDDWTMWALVLGIFVLGQFLEGNFVTPKLVGDSVGLHPVWVIFALLAAGSLFGFTGVMLAVPMAAVIGVLTRFALHRYRQSALYGPPPPADPPDMDLPTVS, from the coding sequence GTGAACGGATCCGCCCAAATCCGCTTCTGGCTGATCGGCTTCGTCGTCTTCTGCCTCCTGGTCTGGCTGCTGAGCGGCGTGCTGGCGCCCTTCGTCACCGGCATGATCATCGCCTATCTGCTGGACCCGGCCTGCGACCGGCTGCAGCGGCTGGGCCTGCCGCGCTGGCTGGCGACCACGGTGCTGCTACTGCTGTTCGTCATCCTTGCGATCCTGGCGGTGCTGATCGTGGTGCCGATCCTGGTGAACCAGGTCACCGGGCTGGTCTCGGCGGTGCCCGACTACGTGGCCCGGGCGGGCACGCGGCTGCAGCCGCTGATCGCCGAGCTGCGCCACCGCGTCTCGGAATCCGACTTCAACGAGATCCAGCGCGCGGTCAGCCAGTATGCCGGCAACGCCGTGTCCTGGATCGGCACCGTGCTCCGCAGCCTGTGGCAGGGTGGCATGGCGCTGATCGACCTGCTGTCGCTGGTCTTCATCACCCCGGTGGTCGCCTTCTACATGCTGCGCGACTGGGACCACATGGTCGGGGTGATCGACCAGAACCTGCCGGTGGCGCAGCGCGAGACCATCCGCGGCCTGGGGCGCGAGGTGAACCGGACCATGTCCCGCTTCATCCGCGGCCAGCTCACCGTCTGCCTGCTGCTCGGTCTGTTCTACGCCATCACCCTGTCCATGGTCGGGCTGAACTTCGGGCTTCTGGTCGGGCTGATCACCGGCGTGCTCTCGATCATCCCCTATGTCGGCTCGCTGGTCGGCCTCGTCAGCTCGGTCGGCATCGCGCTGGTGCAGTACGACGACTGGACCATGTGGGCGCTGGTGCTGGGGATCTTCGTGCTCGGCCAGTTCCTGGAGGGCAATTTCGTCACCCCGAAGCTGGTCGGCGATTCGGTCGGCCTGCACCCGGTCTGGGTGATCTTCGCGCTGCTCGCCGCCGGCAGCCTGTTCGGCTTCACCGGCGTGATGCTGGCGGTGCCGATGGCGGCGGTGATCGGCGTGCTGACCCGCTTCGCCCTGCACCGCTACCGCCAGAGCGCGCTGTACGGCCCGCCGCCGCCCGCCGACCCGCCGGACATGGACCTCCCCACCGTCTCATGA
- a CDS encoding CDP-alcohol phosphatidyltransferase family protein: MLRYLPNLLSLARLVVAPVTIWLILDGRLVTAFWMFSAAALTDAIDGILARWLQARTALGSYLDPIADKSLLVGTYLALTWMAALPVWLVALVVARDIGLVLGVVVLHFAGRGTRSLTPSMISKLNTVMQIALVVLVMAAPGLHVDASGAIAVLVWVVAGTTTLSALGYLRETIRRFFTPAGAHA, from the coding sequence ATGCTCCGATACCTGCCGAACCTGCTCAGCCTGGCCCGGCTCGTCGTCGCCCCGGTCACCATCTGGCTGATCCTGGACGGCCGCCTGGTCACGGCCTTCTGGATGTTCTCGGCGGCGGCGCTGACCGATGCGATCGACGGCATCCTGGCCCGCTGGCTGCAGGCGCGCACGGCGCTGGGCAGCTATCTCGACCCGATCGCCGACAAGTCGCTGCTGGTCGGGACATATCTCGCCCTGACCTGGATGGCGGCGCTGCCGGTCTGGCTGGTGGCGCTGGTGGTGGCGCGCGACATCGGCCTGGTCCTGGGCGTGGTGGTGCTGCATTTCGCCGGCCGCGGCACCCGTTCGCTGACTCCATCGATGATCAGCAAGCTGAACACGGTGATGCAGATCGCGCTGGTGGTGCTGGTGATGGCGGCGCCCGGGCTGCATGTCGACGCCAGCGGCGCGATCGCGGTCCTGGTCTGGGTCGTGGCCGGCACCACCACCCTGTCGGCGCTCGGCTATCTGCGCGAGACCATCCGCCGCTTCTTCACCCCGGCCGGGGCGCACGCGTGA